In a single window of the Anaerobranca gottschalkii DSM 13577 genome:
- a CDS encoding tyrosine-protein phosphatase yields the protein MDDGAKSIEETIEMCKIAASEGIKKIVSTSHYIKGELETEPSVIYSLVEEVNKLLQEQELDVEILPGHEVFVDPDIPKLLKDNLLCTINNSKYLLIELPMNGIPKYMEDLIYSIRLKGYIPIIAHPERNIEIIDNPNILYRFIELGALAQLTTWSIQGNYGRKVQETAELLLEHNMYSLIATDAHSEIRKRNKLSTTDCWNREN from the coding sequence ATAGATGATGGTGCTAAGAGTATAGAAGAAACTATAGAAATGTGTAAAATTGCTGCATCTGAAGGAATAAAAAAAATTGTCTCTACTTCCCATTATATTAAAGGGGAACTAGAGACAGAGCCTTCTGTTATCTATAGTTTAGTTGAAGAAGTTAATAAACTTTTACAAGAGCAAGAGTTAGACGTAGAGATCTTACCAGGACATGAAGTCTTTGTTGATCCAGATATTCCTAAATTATTAAAGGATAATTTATTGTGTACAATTAATAACTCAAAATATCTCTTAATAGAGTTGCCTATGAATGGTATTCCAAAGTATATGGAAGATTTAATCTATTCTATTCGCCTAAAAGGTTATATACCAATAATTGCTCATCCAGAACGAAACATTGAAATAATAGATAATCCAAATATTCTTTATAGGTTCATAGAATTAGGAGCTTTAGCCCAATTAACTACCTGGAGTATCCAAGGTAATTATGGAAGAAAGGTTCAAGAAACAGCCGAACTGTTGTTAGAACATAATATGTACAGCCTTATTGCAACAGACGCACACTCCGAAATTAGAAAAAGGAATAAACTTAGTACAACAGATTGTTGGAATAGAGAGAACTAA